tcgttaggaccgtacgcgccttacgagcgtcaaaactaagatcgtcgtcgttaaattatattttttttattatttagtcgaagtcgaaccgtaagtcgcgtaggtccctaacgggcgtttaaacggctgcaaacgaaGCCGCAAACGGCAGCGATTTCGCTgccgtttgcggctgcgtttgcagtcgtaaacgggcgtttaaacggctgcaaacgcagccccaAACGGCTGCGTTTTCGCTTCCGTTTGCGGCAGCATTTGCAGCCGTAACcgggcgtttaaacggctgcaaacgcagccccaAACGGCTGCGAAATCGCTGCCCTTTGGGGCtgtgtttgcagccgtttaaacgccggtttacggctgcaaacgcagccccaAACGGCTGACGGTTTAGACGTcgttcaattttttttacaaaaacggcTGACGGTTTGAtatatttacactttggtccctaaagtttctattttttacaaaaatggtccctgatgtttcaaaaattgacaaaaatcaactaaataattaaaaaaagaaattttgttttaaaaaatctgtttaaaaaaacTGTTTAATAACTAACGTACCTGAAGAGCGGATCCTCAGTCAGCGTACTCCTCCCCTTGGATTGGTGGTGGTCCCAGTGACCGATGTCCGCGATCAGAGCCCAAAACCCTAGTAGCGTGGGTTTATCAACCATTACGAGCCCCTGTTTACACGAATGTTTATTAAAcgttaaattaatattaaatcttaaatgttatatattaaaaacaataataataacaatacaaaatttGTGTTAAACGTACCTTCGTATAAAGATCTGTAGCGATCTCAGCCTCCGTATACAAACCGCTATGCACCGCAAACTGTGCAAGTGACATTTCGCGCGCCTGGCCAGCCATGCGAAAAGAAACCTCGGGCGCGGGAGGGGGCTGCGCGGGGTCCACAACCTCATTTGGCCGACGAGGATGAAACTCGAACGACGACAGAAACTCGACTAGTATCTCCCTGTAGGTCGGTGTAAACGATAGCTCAAATAGACGATCCCACGGTGAATCAACAGGAACAAACCCCCGCACCCAATCTTCAACCTCAAGCTTCCGGAGGGTTTTCCAAGAAACCGCAAAATGTTCACCGATATGCATCTTCCGAAGCTTCTCGCAACGGAGAGCAGCCTCGGACTCCGGAGGAAACTCCAAATACGGGTGATTCTCTAGAGGATCTGGCGGTGGACGCGCCCGCCGTTTCCGCTGCGGCTGCTCCGGAATATCTCCTTTTAAATCCATTTCCTCCATTtttctgttttaaaaaaaaaacaatttaagtttaagtttaaaaaaatatatattttctgtttaaaaatatatattttagatatttgCTGTATGTTTTCATAGTATGATAGATTGAttggtgtgtttttttttttttgttgcagGATCTAAATGATTTGTGTTCACAGCTTCACTTTGCTGCAGATTCATATCAATCCACTTTTCTGAATTCTAACCAGAAACAATTGTGAGTTGCTACACTCCATTTTGATTTCTTGAGTGaactagtaaaagtcaaatcttAATATATAGTATATGCTATTTGGTTCACGACAGTGgcaaagcttgagatttccgaccggggccGGAAATTaccggacctaaaaatttctatataaccggggggtcaaaaacgcATATACCTAACTACATACTCCCCACTGTTGAGAGAAAAGTTCgagggtcggccgccccctcctgctccttaaaagcttcgcccatggTTCTCAATAGTGTCCATCACAGTTCTGATCTAGAAGGTTAATACTAGGTGCATAATAAAAAGTCTTAATTAAGAGACCGTCTACTAAAAACTCAATCTAAAAGTCAGATGTATGACTTCCTAAAACTAGAGAAAACTACTACCTTTGTTATtgcaaaaacaaaaaataaaaacaaaaacaataaagaTTAAGTTGCCTCGTTAAACTGTCAAACCGGTTCAACGGCTAATTTGCTTCAGTTTAGGCGGTTCGGCTAGCTTTAATAGTTTATGAATACCCCAAATCTACAACGTATGATCAAGATTGCCCCCTCTAATAATAACAGTAAACCCTAACTGAAGgttttgggtcaagattgccccctctaATAATAACAGTAAACCCTAACTGAAGCAGTCACCCTCTAATTCACTGTAAACCctaatcaaacaaatcaaacaaacacCCCTAATTCACTATAAACCctaatcaaacaaatcaaacaaacacCCCAAATtcactgtaaaccctaatttaccTATGATACAGCCCTAATTTACGgataaaatactaaaaaaatcaaaattagtTAAGTATATACCTCATTTATACTTCGAATTCGCGTGTATACGGTCGGAAATACGTAGTCGCCTTCGTAGGGGTTCTTAGAGGTTTTGTGTGGTGTATTTTGGGGAAGAACAGAGATGCGTAGGGGTTTTCCTGATTTAAATCAGAACTAATACGCATCGTAGAGGTCCCTACGAAGCGTATGCAAAAGTCAAAAAAGGTGTTTGACTtgtgaaattaccattttacccttctATTAGGGCTATACTGGGCTGAATAGAAGGGCAAAAAGGTCATTTTggacctttatatacgctccgTAGGGCTCTCTACGACGCGTATATAAAGGTCAGCAGAATGACCTATATACCCTTCTCTATAGCCTATACGAAGCATTGATAGAAGGGTATAAAGGTCATTGTAATGACCTTTATATACGTATCGTAGAGCTCcatacgcagcgtatttaaagGTCCGAAAATGACCTTTTTACCCTTATATTCAGCCCCGTATAGACCTAACTggaggggcaaaatggtaatttaacaTATTTATAATTTTAAACTTTAATTTGGGGGGAAAATTGTCCGCCTTTGACATACgatgcgtattgatcaatacgctcCCTTTGTTTTGGTTATTTTACATTTTTACCCTTGTTCAGAAGCTAAAGGAAGCCAAAATCAGGGGCTTTATTGTCATTTGCTTTTCGTACGATGCGTAGGGGTCCCTACGCATCGTATAggttcatttttttttgttttccttGGTTTGTATTTATAGAAAACaacattttttataaataatggcacaaatataatttagaaaagctaaaaataatacaaaaattatgtttataaaaatttgaattataaattaaaaatgatattatttgaattataaaaattaaaaatgatacaaactttataaattaaaaaatttctacaatttacaaaaatacaagtttcCGCTTAATCTTCGATAACATTTAAACTCGGTTCTCTGTCTTTGTCTCGGTCTGATTTAGGATGCATTAACTCGTAGTAGTGCTCTAACCGCGGTCTATACATTTCTTCCCACCATTTCGCAGCTATTGATCGATGTGCCGACCACAACGGGTTCACTAAAGGCATGGGGTAGTCTCCTTCCAACTTAGCATGTATGAAGTGTCCCCCGTGAACATGTACAAGCGTTATCGCTTGAGGTCGTGGATCTAGTGGGGCATCCGTTAATGGGAAGATGGTAGAGCTCCATTCAATGCTTAGCACGTGGAGGACAATATTATACCTTTGCGCTACGAGAAGCCCTACCTGGGGCATTTCCATCCAGTGACTTTCATCGCACCCTTTCACTGAATGCCATTCGATGCTGTTACGTATTCGTTTAAAGTCTCCTTCGTTATATGTTTCGAATACATGTTTCCAACGCGGTTTGTTATGGTCAATCTCCAGTAGTAAATCTCTTCGAATATTGGGCCATGCGTGTTCCGTAAAACCTAACCCGACAGCCACAGACCTGTACCCACAATGACCGTCTGGGGTCACATCTTGTATACGCGATATGTAAGAGCGAAACTCTAATGGAATTTGATTCTTAAACCTCTTAATGCATAACAAGTGCTCGTCCCCCTTTATTAATGGAAAAACCTTATCATCCCGCGTCTCcttctttttagaacttgttgaACTGTTTCGTTgcattttaggtttttcagacttCACAAACGAACCAGTTCCACGAGAGCCCTCTGACGGTACGTATGAGCTGTGTCGGGGTAAATCGTACCTATGTTTGGGGGAAGCGGTATATACGTTGCTGTCCTCGCCATAGGAGCTGTATCTCGCAGCTTCGTCTAACCTCGCAGCTTCATCTAGCCTTTCTTGTACTTTCTTTGATGTAGGCCGACCGCGAGTATTTTGCTGGACGATCGGTGGTTTCTTGGTTGACGATTTCGGGGTGAAGACCGCTTTTATCTTTGAAAGCATACTTTTTTGCTGAACGGGGGACTGCGCTTCTAAATGTTGCCGCACATTATTGAGCTCTGCTACAATATCGACCTCCTCGTCTACCAGTTTACACGGGAGCAAGTCAAGCTTACGCCAGAATACATCTATCTCGTCGAGTTGTATTATACGCCCTGCACAGTTAAGTTAATACGGTGTGAGAAACAGCTAAATCGTACAAACTAACAAAAGGTTTgtggttttaatattttttacctgTACGTTTGTAGTTTTCCAGCCTACAAGCACACGACAATCCTTTGCTAAGCCACATATGGCAACCACATGATGCGTTAAGTTTCCGCAAcacatccatcttcctcagtagctCTTTTTCTAGCAAATCAAGTGCTTCATGGGAAACCTTTCCACGTAGGTTGTCCAACATTCGGTGTCTGTGGTGGTTCATCGTTTTTTCGATGCTCTCAGTGAAACTTTTTTGTATTTCATCGTACTGAGTTTCAACTATATCAATGATGCATCTTGCTATTCGCTCCAATGAACTCCCGCGCGTAATGTATCTTTTTAAATTTGCGTgctggctctcaactctgttggTGGTGCGCTGACCAAAGTTGCGACACTTATCGGTCCACGCATAAACGAACATTTCTTTATAGTCTTTGAGCCAGTTTTCGTAGACGTAATCATGGACACCtgcaaaaataaaataatgaaatgtaAAAGCGTGTGTGAAATATAATAGATTGGGTGAGTCGTTTGTTGAAGGAACACTTACTTTCTCGGTTGGCAACCACGAGTCGGTTATACATTTTCTCCAAGTTGTACTTGTACATGGGCTCTGATGAAGATTCGCACAATGTCCGCCAGTACGACATAAATTTCCCCCAATCTTCTTTATCGAACCCTTTCTTGCACTTTCTAGCTATATTTTGTTGGATGTGAAAGTGGCATAGAAGCCTGGTTGCGTTCGGGAATACTTTAGAACACGCGTTAATTAGGGCAAGCTCCCTATCCGTGACTATCACACGCGGCATCATACATTCATGCAATATTGACTTGATCCGCTCAAGCACCCACACGTAGTTACCCCTTCGTTCTTTACAAATAACAGCATGTGCGATACAAAAAGACTTCCCAGTCGACGTCATACCCACAACCTGGACAAATGGCATGTTGTAGAGGTTTGTTTTGTAGGTCGCGTCGATCAACATCACGtgcgggaatgcacgccacatagTGATTGAATAAGGATGAACAAAGAAAATCTCTGTTACGACATCTGTTTTGGGATCCTGTCGGGTGTCGTAAATGAATCGGCGGTCATGCAGCAGGCTTTCCAGTGCCTGAATAGGATTCTTTCCGTCCATTATTGTCGCTCTAATTTTTTGTACCGCATTTTGCACGTCTTTCTGAACGTGCAGGCTGTCGGGGAACTGCTTTCTTAGGGTTTGAAATATGATAcgtggctccatgttttgagcagtTAGCTGCTCCACTAGCTTGTATTCGGCTTTAGTAAATCTTCGCACAAAAGCGTGGCCCAACAGACTCGTCGTAGGTTCGTGGTTATGGTTCGCACAGTCCACTTTTAACTCCCACGTGTCATTCGTCACGTCCCGGATGGCGAGTAATGAAAATGGGCAGCCGATTTTTTTGCTACCAGCTTTCCTAACTGTTGCTTTACTACAGTGTTCACCACTACGGTCGCACACAAGCCATACCATCCCAGTAGTACCGCCAATATTTTTTGATCGGCGGGTAACAATTACGTAACCATACTCCTTTCTCgtttcttgtacccaattcttcaaatcagttagagacatgaaacgctaaaagaagttacgttaataataataatgataataataataataataataataataataataataataataataatataattgaaACTCATACTTCAGGTACTAATATGGTTatcgaaacttcagggaccatttgtgtcaaaaagaaaataataataataataataataataataataataataataataataataataataataataataacaataacaataacaataacaataacaataacaataacaataacaataacaataacaataacaataacaataacaataacaataacaataacaataacaataacaataacaataataataatataattgaaACTCATACTTCAGGTACTAATATGGTCATTATTGAAACTATTTTAACAGAATGGTTTAACAAGGTTAACTTTCATATAAAGATTTCTTCTTTAAACACTAACTCAGTTAGCATACTTAACTGAACAgtacagggaccatttgtgtcaatttttgaaacttcagggactatttttgtcaattttcaaaacttcagggaccatttttgtcaattttcgaaacttcaggcactatttttgtcaattttcgaaacttcagggaccatttgtgtcaattttcaaaacttcagggaccatttttgtcaattatcgaaactttagggaccatttttgtcaattttcgaaacttcagggactattttgtcaattttcgaaaattcagggactatttttgtcaattttcgaaacttgagggactatttttgtaaaatttgaaacttcagggaccaaagtgtaataATAATTATAGAGCATAAATGGAAGGATGCGAAATCGAGCATAAATAGTAATTGTTTCCATGAATAAACTGATGTGGCATTCCCAGTCGAGTGGTTAGTGCGTTGCTTTGTGTACGAAAGGTCGTGAGTTCGAAACCGGTTAGGGGTCGGTTCCTTAAAGAGGAACCCCCCTTTTTTCTGTTTTTGGCACTTAACTGGACTAACTGAGttctctaactcagttagtggtctCTTGTATTAAATGCTAACCTAGTTAGGATATAACTATGatttaactaactaagttag
The Helianthus annuus cultivar XRQ/B chromosome 6, HanXRQr2.0-SUNRISE, whole genome shotgun sequence genome window above contains:
- the LOC110944334 gene encoding uncharacterized protein LOC110944334 is translated as MYVQKKQSYPGYGVYGDEGGYGSYSGYGGEGGYGGVGGYSGYGGYGGYSGYDRYGGDGGYSGYGGYGGYSAYDRSGDEGGYGGYEEHGGYGYEPRNTSLYEPSTPGNPFQVNENWVQETRKEYGYVIVTRRSKNIGGTTGMVWLVCDRSGEHCSKATVRKAGSKKIGCPFSLLAIRDVTNDTWELKVDCANHNHEPTTSLLGHAFVRRFTKAEYKLVEQLTAQNMEPRIIFQTLRKQFPDSLHVQKDVQNAVQKIRATIMDGKNPIQALESLLHDRRFIYDTRQDPKTDVVTEIFFVHPYSITMWRAFPHVMLIDATYKTNLYNMPFVQVVGMTSTGKSFCIAHAVICKERRGNYVWVLERIKSILHECMMPRVIVTDRELALINACSKVFPNATRLLCHFHIQQNIARKCKKGFDKEDWGKFMSYWRTLCESSSEPMYKYNLEKMYNRLVVANRESVHDYVYENWLKDYKEMFVYAWTDKCRNFGQRTTNRVESQHANLKRYITRGSSLERIARCIIDIVETQYDEIQKSFTESIEKTMNHHRHRMLDNLRGKVSHEALDLLEKELLRKMDVLRKLNASCGCHMWLSKGLSCACRLENYKRTGRIIQLDEIDVFWRKLDLLPCKLVDEEVDIVAELNNVRQHLEAQSPVQQKSMLSKIKAVFTPKSSTKKPPIVQQNTRGRPTSKKVQERLDEAARLDEAARYSSYGEDSNVYTASPKHRYDLPRHSSYVPSEGSRGTGSFVKSEKPKMQRNSSTSSKKKETRDDKVFPLIKGDEHLLCIKRFKNQIPLEFRSYISRIQDVTPDGHCGYRSVAVGLGFTEHAWPNIRRDLLLEIDHNKPRWKHVFETYNEGDFKRIRNSIEWHSVKGCDESHWMEMPQVGLLVAQRYNIVLHVLSIEWSSTIFPLTDAPLDPRPQAITLVHVHGGHFIHAKLEGDYPMPLVNPLWSAHRSIAAKWWEEMYRPRLEHYYELMHPKSDRDKDREPSLNVIED